A stretch of the Nitratireductor thuwali genome encodes the following:
- a CDS encoding urate hydroxylase PuuD — MNDIAVIWDWIGFIVRWLHVVTAIAWIGSSFYFIALDLGLRRDGPLPEGAAGEEWQVHGGGFYHIQKYLVAPAALPEHLTWFKWESYWTWLSGAALLAIIYYAGADLYLIDRNVLDISVPVAILISMASIGLGWVLYDLLCKSPLGRNDTTLMLVLYAILVAMSWGYTQLFTGRAAFLHLGAFTATIMTANVFLIIIPNQKIVVADLKAGRKPDPKLGAQAKQRSLHNNYLTLPVVFLMLSNHYPLAFGTEFNWVIASLIFIVGVLIRHYFNTAHAGKGHPHWTWGAAAVLFVIIMWLSTVPAVLTGERQVSAAEERFIASAHFPAVRDTVMGRCAMCHAAEPAYDGVPVAPSNVKLDTDAEIAAHAREIYLQAGRSHAMPPGNVSGMSEQERRLLVTWFEEAR, encoded by the coding sequence ATGAACGACATCGCCGTCATCTGGGACTGGATCGGCTTCATAGTGCGCTGGCTGCATGTGGTGACCGCGATCGCCTGGATTGGCTCGTCCTTCTATTTCATCGCCCTCGATCTGGGCCTGCGGCGCGACGGACCTCTTCCGGAAGGCGCGGCCGGCGAGGAATGGCAGGTCCATGGCGGTGGCTTCTACCATATCCAGAAGTATCTGGTCGCGCCCGCCGCCCTGCCCGAGCATCTGACCTGGTTCAAGTGGGAATCCTATTGGACCTGGCTGTCGGGAGCCGCGCTTCTGGCAATCATCTACTATGCCGGCGCCGATCTATACCTGATCGACCGCAACGTGCTCGACATCTCCGTTCCCGTCGCCATCCTCATTTCGATGGCTTCCATCGGGCTCGGCTGGGTTCTTTACGACCTTCTGTGCAAGTCGCCGCTCGGCCGCAACGACACGACCCTGATGCTGGTGCTCTACGCCATCCTGGTGGCGATGAGCTGGGGCTATACTCAGCTTTTCACCGGCCGCGCCGCCTTCCTGCATCTGGGCGCCTTCACCGCGACCATCATGACCGCCAACGTCTTCCTCATCATCATTCCTAACCAGAAGATCGTGGTTGCCGATCTGAAGGCCGGCCGGAAACCGGATCCCAAACTCGGCGCGCAGGCAAAGCAGCGTTCGCTGCACAACAACTACCTCACCCTGCCCGTGGTTTTCCTGATGCTGTCGAACCACTACCCGCTGGCATTCGGAACCGAGTTCAACTGGGTCATCGCCTCGCTGATCTTCATCGTGGGCGTTCTGATCCGGCACTATTTCAACACGGCCCATGCGGGCAAGGGCCACCCGCATTGGACCTGGGGCGCGGCGGCGGTGCTGTTCGTCATCATCATGTGGCTGTCCACCGTTCCCGCCGTCCTGACGGGAGAGCGGCAGGTCAGCGCCGCCGAGGAACGCTTCATCGCCTCTGCCCACTTTCCCGCCGTCCGTGACACGGTGATGGGCCGCTGCGCCATGTGCCACGCCGCCGAGCCTGCCTATGACGGCGTGCCCGTCGCACCCAGCAACGTCAAGCTCGACACCGACGCCGAAATCGCCGCCCACGCCCGCGAGATCTACCTTCAGGCCGGCCGCAGCCACGCCATGCCGCCCGGCAATGTGTCCGGCATGAGCGAGCAGGAACGCCGATTGCTGGTAACGTGGTTCGAGGAAGCACGGTAA
- the guaD gene encoding guanine deaminase, with translation MPQTLIRGRVLTFLREPQGPGDHQAYSYEEDGAVLIDGGRIVASGAYGEVSRAAAPGCTTADHRPHLIMPGFIDTHAHFPQMQVIASFGAELLDWLNKYTFPEEARFGDPAHAAGIAEFFLDELARHGTTTVAAYCSVHPQSADALFEAAARRDMCIIAGKVMMDRNAPDNLVDTPPTSYDDTQALIRRWHGKGRARYAITPRFAITSSPEQMEMAGALAREHPDLHIQTHLSENRDEIALACSLYPEAPDYTGIYERYGLTGPKSLFGHCIHLSEREADALSESGSVAVFCPTSNLFLGSGLFDYQRYRRRAKPLRVAVATDVGGGTNYSMLRTMDEGYKAIGLQGEKLNPLSSFWQITRGNAEALALADEIGTLGNGTSADIVILDAGATPAMALRMERAKTLAEELFVLQTLGDDRAVVQTYVAGKAMKGSTGGGDGIRD, from the coding sequence ATGCCCCAAACGCTCATCCGCGGCCGTGTGCTGACATTCCTCCGCGAACCGCAAGGTCCGGGCGATCACCAGGCCTATTCCTACGAGGAAGACGGCGCCGTCCTGATCGACGGCGGCAGGATCGTCGCCAGCGGAGCCTATGGCGAAGTCAGCCGCGCGGCCGCGCCCGGCTGCACGACCGCCGACCACCGCCCGCACCTCATCATGCCCGGCTTCATCGACACGCACGCCCATTTCCCGCAGATGCAGGTGATCGCGAGCTTCGGAGCCGAACTGCTCGACTGGCTCAACAAATACACCTTCCCCGAGGAAGCGCGTTTCGGCGATCCTGCCCATGCAGCCGGCATCGCCGAATTCTTCCTCGACGAACTCGCTCGCCATGGCACGACCACCGTCGCCGCCTATTGCTCGGTTCACCCGCAAAGCGCCGACGCCCTGTTCGAGGCCGCCGCCCGCCGCGACATGTGCATCATCGCCGGCAAGGTGATGATGGACCGCAACGCCCCCGACAATCTCGTCGACACGCCCCCGACCTCCTACGACGACACGCAAGCGCTGATCCGGCGCTGGCACGGCAAGGGCCGCGCCCGCTACGCCATCACGCCCCGCTTTGCCATCACCTCCAGCCCTGAGCAGATGGAGATGGCCGGCGCGCTCGCCCGCGAACATCCCGATCTGCACATCCAGACCCACCTGTCCGAAAACCGCGACGAGATCGCCCTTGCCTGCTCGCTCTATCCCGAAGCGCCGGATTATACGGGGATCTATGAGCGCTACGGCCTGACCGGCCCCAAAAGCCTCTTCGGCCACTGCATCCATTTGAGCGAGCGCGAGGCCGACGCGCTTTCCGAAAGCGGCTCGGTTGCCGTCTTCTGCCCGACGTCGAACCTCTTCCTGGGTTCCGGCCTGTTTGACTACCAGCGCTACCGCCGCCGGGCGAAGCCCCTACGCGTCGCAGTCGCCACCGATGTGGGTGGCGGCACCAACTATTCGATGCTGCGAACGATGGACGAGGGCTACAAGGCAATCGGCTTGCAGGGCGAGAAGCTGAACCCCCTGTCCTCCTTCTGGCAGATAACGCGGGGCAATGCCGAGGCGCTCGCCCTCGCCGATGAGATCGGCACGCTGGGCAACGGCACCAGCGCCGACATTGTGATCCTTGACGCCGGCGCCACCCCGGCCATGGCCTTGCGCATGGAGCGGGCAAAAACCCTTGCGGAAGAGCTTTTCGTGCTGCAAACCCTCGGCGACGACCGTGCCGTGGTGCAAACCTACGTCGCGGGCAAGGCCATGAAAGGGAGCACGGGCGGCGGTGATGGCATCAGGGATTGA
- a CDS encoding glycerate kinase type-2 family protein, translating to MASGIEPKKFFASLFEAAVAAADPEKTIRDFLPEKPKGRTIVIGAGKGAAQMAQAFENAWDGPFEGAVVTRYGYGAPTRRIKVYEAAHPVPDKAGLEGGRVLMELVSGLSKDDLVIALVCGGGSALLPAPAGNLTLEDEIAVNEALLASGAPIAAMNTVRKHVSAIKGGRLAAAAHPARVVSLVVSDIPGDDPALVSSGPTVPSAATRAEALQIVETFRLDLPESVMRHLNSDAADAPLPDDSRFAGNEVQIVASAARSLEAAAAAAQRHGITPVILSDAIEGEAREVAGVHAAIAREVALRDRPFRKPVVILSGGETTVTIKAKGGRGGRNGEFLLALAIGMDGVTGIDGFAADTDGIDGSEDNAGAFADHTTATRLRAAGLDPKSLLAAHDSWGGFDALGDLFVPGPTGTNVNDLRAVLVR from the coding sequence ATGGCATCAGGGATTGAACCGAAGAAATTCTTCGCCTCGCTCTTCGAGGCCGCCGTCGCCGCGGCAGACCCCGAGAAGACGATCCGCGATTTCCTTCCTGAAAAGCCTAAGGGCCGCACAATCGTCATCGGTGCCGGCAAGGGCGCCGCGCAAATGGCGCAGGCCTTCGAAAACGCGTGGGACGGTCCGTTCGAGGGAGCCGTGGTCACCCGCTACGGCTACGGAGCGCCCACCCGCCGCATCAAGGTCTACGAAGCGGCTCACCCGGTGCCGGACAAGGCAGGCCTCGAAGGCGGCAGGGTGCTCATGGAACTCGTCTCCGGCCTGAGCAAGGACGATCTCGTCATCGCCCTCGTCTGCGGCGGCGGCTCGGCGCTCCTGCCGGCCCCGGCGGGAAACCTGACGCTGGAAGACGAAATCGCCGTCAACGAAGCGCTGCTTGCCAGCGGCGCGCCGATCGCCGCCATGAACACCGTGCGCAAGCACGTCTCCGCCATCAAGGGCGGGCGGCTGGCCGCCGCCGCCCATCCCGCGCGCGTGGTCTCGCTCGTCGTCTCGGACATCCCCGGCGACGATCCCGCGCTCGTGTCCTCCGGCCCTACCGTGCCCAGCGCGGCCACCCGCGCCGAAGCGCTGCAGATCGTGGAAACCTTTCGGCTCGACCTGCCGGAATCGGTAATGCGCCACCTGAACTCCGATGCCGCCGACGCTCCCTTGCCGGATGATAGCCGTTTCGCTGGAAACGAGGTGCAAATCGTCGCCTCGGCTGCCCGCTCGCTGGAAGCGGCCGCCGCCGCCGCGCAGCGCCATGGCATCACGCCCGTCATCCTGTCCGACGCCATCGAAGGCGAGGCGCGCGAGGTGGCCGGCGTCCACGCCGCGATCGCCCGTGAAGTCGCCCTGCGCGACCGGCCCTTCAGGAAGCCGGTCGTCATCCTGTCGGGCGGCGAGACCACCGTCACCATCAAGGCGAAAGGCGGACGCGGCGGGCGCAACGGCGAGTTCCTGCTGGCCCTGGCAATCGGCATGGATGGCGTGACGGGCATTGATGGCTTCGCCGCCGATACGGACGGCATAGACGGCTCTGAAGACAATGCCGGCGCCTTCGCCGACCACACCACTGCCACCCGCCTGCGCGCGGCCGGTCTCGATCCAAAATCCCTGCTCGCCGCCCACGACAGCTGGGGCGGCTTCGATGCGCTGGGCGACCTGTTCGTTCCGGGGCCGACCGGGACCAACGTCAACGATCTGCGGGCAGTGCTGGTGAGATAG